Proteins from one Pirellulales bacterium genomic window:
- a CDS encoding ROK family protein has product MSQSRQFISRQQAQGPFFAGVDLGGTNIKVGVVDDQGRPMSWLSLPTETQKGPEDGARRMAEAVKAAARQAGLEPGELTRVGLGSPGTMDVPAGMLLQPHNLPGWFEFPIRDRLSAHCGLPVSFVNDANAAAYGEFWVGSGREFHSMVLFTLGTGVGCGVIVGDLLLDGENSHGAECGHIIVNHHEDARLCPCGQPGHLEAYASATALIRRAEESLKTRRDSSLHAALQSGDELSPLLVAREAERGDELARELVLDTARYLGVGIVTLMHTIDPNGVVLGGAMTFGGHENPLGREFLARVMTEVQRRAFPVLASRIKIDYATLGGDAGYIGAAGVARLHAQRAPG; this is encoded by the coding sequence ATGTCTCAATCCCGGCAATTCATCTCGCGCCAACAGGCTCAAGGGCCGTTTTTTGCCGGCGTCGATCTGGGGGGTACGAACATCAAGGTCGGGGTGGTCGACGACCAAGGTCGGCCGATGAGCTGGCTTTCGCTGCCGACGGAAACGCAAAAGGGGCCTGAGGATGGGGCGCGGCGCATGGCCGAGGCGGTCAAGGCCGCGGCCCGGCAAGCTGGCCTGGAGCCGGGCGAACTGACCCGCGTCGGGCTCGGGTCGCCGGGGACGATGGACGTACCTGCCGGAATGCTCCTGCAGCCCCACAATCTGCCCGGCTGGTTCGAGTTTCCAATTCGCGATCGGTTGAGCGCCCATTGCGGCCTGCCGGTCAGCTTTGTGAACGATGCGAATGCCGCCGCCTACGGCGAATTCTGGGTGGGCTCGGGCCGCGAGTTTCACAGCATGGTGCTGTTCACGCTGGGAACCGGCGTCGGTTGCGGCGTGATTGTGGGCGACCTGTTGCTCGACGGCGAGAACAGCCACGGCGCCGAGTGCGGCCACATCATCGTCAATCATCATGAGGACGCGCGGCTGTGTCCTTGCGGACAGCCCGGCCACTTGGAAGCCTACGCGAGCGCCACGGCCTTGATCCGCCGCGCGGAAGAGTCGCTCAAGACGCGTCGCGACAGCAGCCTGCACGCGGCGTTGCAAAGCGGCGACGAGCTGAGTCCGTTGTTGGTGGCGCGCGAAGCCGAACGGGGCGACGAACTCGCGCGCGAGCTGGTACTCGATACGGCCCGCTACTTGGGGGTGGGCATTGTGACGCTCATGCACACGATCGATCCCAACGGCGTGGTCCTGGGCGGCGCGATGACCTTTGGCGGTCACGAAAACCCCCTGGGCCGCGAATTCCTGGCGCGTGTGATGACCGAAGTCCAGCGGCGGGCCTTCCCGGTTTTGGCCTCACGGATCAAGATTGATTATGCGACGCTGGGGGGCGACGCCGGATATATCGGCGCCGCTGGCGTAGCAAGGCTGCATGCCCAGCGGGCGCCTGGCTAG
- the lepA gene encoding translation elongation factor 4, which yields MDGKYIRNFSIIAHVDHGKSTLADRLLEYTGTVEKRELRDQLLDDLQLERDRGITIKARAVAMRYKHQGQQYELNLIDTPGHVDFHYEVSRSLACCEGAILLVDAAQGVEAQTVANAFAAMEGNLDIVTALNKIDMKNARIDEVLVEMETSLGIDPTTVLRCSGKAGLGIEELLTAVIEQIRPPAGDPEAALQAMVFDSHYDDYRGAIIYVRIMNGTVRKGQKIRLIKGAKTHEVLELGQFVPQRKPCDSLHAGQVAYLICNIKSLSDVHIGDTVTVPGELAAAALPGYRPPKRMVYCGLYPSEGESFEELREALNKLSINDPSFEFEPETSDALGFGFRCGFLGMLHMEIIQQRLEREMNLDLVQTAPNVTYEILTRSGETLQIYNPQKVPEAGLVEEFRQPIVRVNFILPVDSIGPVMQLCNDRRGVYVRTEYLSPTRAMLVFDLPLAEVIYDMHDKLKSCTHGYGTMDYDLLGYQAAELVRLDILVGGNRVDALSIICHRDDAERRGRAVVKKLKSEIERHMFEIALQAAIGTRVIARETISAIRKNVTAKCYGGDITRKRKLWAKQREGKKRMKAIGNVDIPQKAFMAVLDSGSER from the coding sequence ATGGACGGAAAATACATCCGCAACTTTTCGATCATCGCTCACGTCGATCACGGCAAGAGCACGCTCGCCGACCGGCTGTTGGAGTACACCGGTACGGTCGAGAAACGCGAGCTGCGCGACCAGTTGCTCGACGATCTGCAACTGGAACGCGACCGGGGGATCACGATCAAGGCCCGGGCCGTGGCGATGCGCTACAAGCACCAGGGGCAGCAATACGAGCTGAACCTGATCGACACGCCTGGTCACGTCGACTTCCACTACGAGGTTTCGCGCAGCCTGGCCTGTTGCGAAGGGGCCATTTTGCTGGTCGACGCGGCCCAAGGAGTCGAGGCCCAGACCGTGGCCAACGCGTTTGCCGCGATGGAGGGCAACCTCGACATCGTTACGGCCCTGAACAAGATCGACATGAAGAACGCCCGCATCGACGAGGTGCTGGTGGAGATGGAGACGAGCCTGGGCATCGACCCGACGACCGTGCTCCGTTGCAGCGGCAAGGCGGGCCTGGGCATCGAAGAATTGCTCACGGCGGTCATCGAGCAGATTCGGCCGCCCGCGGGCGATCCGGAAGCCGCGCTGCAGGCGATGGTCTTTGACTCGCACTACGATGATTATCGCGGTGCGATCATCTACGTGCGAATCATGAACGGCACGGTCCGCAAGGGCCAGAAGATCCGCTTGATCAAGGGCGCGAAGACCCACGAGGTGCTCGAGCTGGGGCAGTTCGTCCCGCAGCGCAAGCCGTGCGATTCGCTGCACGCTGGGCAAGTGGCTTACCTGATCTGCAATATCAAGTCGCTCAGCGACGTGCACATTGGCGACACGGTCACGGTGCCCGGCGAACTGGCCGCGGCGGCGCTGCCCGGCTATCGCCCGCCCAAGCGGATGGTGTATTGCGGGCTGTATCCCTCGGAGGGCGAGAGCTTCGAGGAGCTGCGCGAGGCGCTCAACAAGCTGTCGATCAACGATCCGAGTTTCGAGTTCGAGCCGGAGACGAGCGACGCTTTGGGCTTTGGGTTCCGCTGCGGCTTTTTGGGCATGCTGCACATGGAGATCATCCAGCAGCGGCTCGAGCGCGAGATGAATCTCGACCTGGTGCAGACGGCGCCGAACGTCACCTACGAGATCCTCACGCGCAGCGGCGAAACGCTGCAGATCTACAATCCGCAAAAGGTGCCCGAGGCGGGCCTGGTCGAGGAATTCCGGCAGCCGATCGTGCGCGTGAATTTCATCCTGCCGGTCGACTCGATCGGGCCGGTGATGCAGCTGTGCAACGACCGCCGGGGCGTGTACGTGCGGACCGAATACTTGTCGCCGACCCGGGCCATGCTCGTCTTCGACTTGCCACTGGCCGAGGTGATCTACGACATGCACGACAAGCTGAAGAGCTGCACCCACGGCTACGGCACGATGGACTACGACCTGCTGGGGTACCAGGCGGCCGAGCTGGTGCGGCTGGATATCCTCGTGGGCGGCAACCGGGTCGATGCTTTGAGCATCATCTGCCACCGCGACGACGCGGAACGCCGCGGCCGGGCCGTGGTCAAGAAGCTCAAGTCGGAGATCGAACGGCACATGTTCGAAATCGCCCTGCAAGCGGCCATCGGCACCCGCGTGATCGCCCGCGAGACGATCTCGGCCATCCGCAAGAACGTGACCGCCAAGTGCTACGGCGGCGATATCACGCGGAAACGGAAATTGTGGGCCAAGCAGCGCGAAGGTAAAAAGCGGATGAAGGCCATCGGCAACGTGGATATCCCGCAGAAGGCCTTCATGGCCGTGCTCGATTCGGGCTCCGAACGCTAA
- the lepB gene encoding signal peptidase I, with translation MQSFWTETPPQRQGPLRLTVEFLVCLVIAVQFYRTWFVEGFIVPSGSMADTLRGNHRAAVCHECGCRFVSGTDVLPLPETAVCPNCGNPFVELATLPDTAGDRLLVQKTAFTQRPPHRYEVVAFRCPDVAHKVYVKRVVGLPGEAVEIRAGDVYINGQLQRKSLEECRRLAVLVYDDRHRPRHEPALPARWLGDTTDSQWRVTPTGYVLAAPSEQRDARTEIEWLTYRHWRRVRGWPDQTEESPVNDDSGYNQSLSRLLNYCSDLGLRCRVTCRGGGELWFSLTDGREQFRLRIDRRRGRIELWQNGHLASEAALDAALFHQPAQLELMLFDRQVLVAVDNRLLLPPFHYESSPAPLQPTSRPLAIGARELKVAVDDLVIVRDVFYTQPLAPVKPWGVGEAYRLAADEYFMLGDNSPLSDDSRMWTTGPGVRAELLVGKPFVVHMPSQAVELGRLRLQFPSPAQVRYIR, from the coding sequence ATGCAGTCTTTTTGGACCGAAACGCCGCCGCAGCGTCAGGGCCCTTTGCGGCTGACGGTCGAGTTCTTGGTTTGCCTGGTGATCGCGGTGCAGTTCTACCGCACCTGGTTCGTCGAGGGCTTCATCGTGCCCAGCGGCTCGATGGCCGACACGCTGCGGGGTAACCACCGCGCGGCGGTGTGCCACGAATGCGGCTGCCGATTTGTCAGCGGCACCGACGTCCTGCCTTTGCCCGAGACGGCCGTCTGCCCGAATTGCGGCAACCCGTTTGTCGAGCTGGCCACGCTGCCCGACACGGCGGGCGACCGGTTGCTCGTACAGAAGACGGCGTTCACGCAGCGTCCGCCGCACCGCTACGAAGTCGTGGCGTTTCGTTGCCCCGACGTGGCGCACAAGGTCTACGTCAAGCGCGTCGTCGGCCTGCCTGGTGAAGCGGTCGAGATTCGCGCTGGCGACGTGTACATCAACGGCCAGTTGCAGCGCAAATCGCTCGAGGAATGTCGGCGCCTGGCGGTGCTCGTGTATGACGATCGTCATCGACCGCGTCACGAACCGGCGCTGCCGGCACGGTGGCTGGGCGATACGACCGATTCGCAATGGCGGGTCACGCCGACGGGCTACGTCCTGGCCGCCCCCAGCGAGCAACGCGACGCGCGCACCGAGATCGAGTGGCTTACTTATCGCCACTGGCGGCGCGTGCGCGGCTGGCCCGACCAAACCGAAGAATCGCCGGTCAATGACGACTCGGGCTACAACCAGAGCCTCTCGCGGTTGTTGAACTATTGCAGCGACTTGGGCTTGCGGTGCCGGGTGACGTGTCGCGGCGGCGGAGAGCTGTGGTTTTCGCTGACCGACGGCCGGGAACAGTTCCGCCTGCGCATCGACCGGCGCCGCGGTCGCATCGAGCTATGGCAGAACGGGCACCTGGCCAGCGAAGCGGCCCTCGACGCCGCGTTGTTTCATCAACCGGCACAGCTCGAATTGATGTTGTTCGACCGCCAGGTGCTCGTGGCCGTCGACAATCGACTGCTCTTGCCCCCGTTCCATTACGAGTCGTCGCCCGCGCCGCTGCAGCCGACCAGCCGGCCGTTGGCCATCGGGGCGCGCGAATTGAAGGTCGCGGTGGACGACCTGGTGATCGTGCGCGACGTGTTCTATACGCAGCCTTTGGCGCCGGTGAAGCCCTGGGGCGTCGGCGAGGCATACCGTCTGGCTGCCGACGAGTATTTCATGCTGGGCGACAACAGCCCGCTCTCGGACGACAGCCGGATGTGGACGACGGGACCCGGTGTGCGGGCTGAATTGCTCGTGGGCAAGCCGTTTGTGGTGCATATGCCCAGCCAGGCGGTCGAGCTGGGCCGGTTGCGGCTGCAATTCCCGAGTCCCGCGCAGGTTCGCTATATTCGCTAA
- a CDS encoding S26 family signal peptidase, whose protein sequence is MSVPQSETTEPDSALLPAEAPVVSPPAIDGTRETIESIVVAFLLAFLFRTFIAEAYVIPTGSMAPTLLGRHKDLLCPECGYRYQVNASEEVDPRSGYTYPPSDKKTVVAGICPLCRFRTRMVDLEPPAKDEPSYKGDRILVAKGVPLNRQPQRWDVIVFKYPGEAEMNYIKRLAGLPGETVRIERGDLLVRTPEGEKFELARKPPAKMRALLQIVHNNDYPPSWIRERGWPDRWQSAPAAAWHRSADGRSFDCAAADSATLEYRHLVPTQRDWDRFEEGPLPADYPFKPQLIADACAYNSGAIAADPGEVPLQSLGVHWVGDLAVELELRSTETPVEASRVELALVRAGRRFTCRLDLSAQRAELGIDGLDGFHPAAKIDLPPGSARQLLLAHVDRQLLLWIDGQLVEFDAATTYDDLGDRRPTAEDLVPVRIVAERAAVDVRHLRVLRDVYYIASRFNSDPINDYLDPSDVYPGNSEAALAEFLATPERWDVYVDGLRNVDFALGPDEFFPLGDNSGRSADGRLWGGSEYFVRRELLVGRALLVYWPHAWPTAWHVDVRGTDVQVPFVPQFGRMGWIR, encoded by the coding sequence ATGAGCGTACCGCAGAGCGAAACGACCGAGCCTGATTCGGCCCTCCTGCCGGCGGAAGCTCCTGTGGTCTCGCCGCCGGCGATCGACGGCACGCGCGAGACGATCGAGTCGATCGTCGTCGCGTTCTTGCTGGCGTTCTTGTTTCGCACGTTCATCGCCGAGGCCTACGTCATCCCCACCGGGTCGATGGCGCCCACGCTTTTGGGCCGGCACAAGGATTTGCTCTGCCCCGAGTGCGGCTACCGCTACCAGGTCAACGCGAGCGAGGAAGTCGATCCGCGCAGCGGCTATACGTATCCTCCGAGCGATAAAAAGACGGTCGTGGCCGGGATCTGTCCGTTGTGCCGGTTTCGGACCCGGATGGTCGATCTCGAACCGCCGGCGAAAGACGAGCCGTCCTACAAGGGCGACCGGATTCTCGTGGCCAAGGGCGTGCCATTGAACCGGCAGCCTCAGCGCTGGGATGTGATCGTGTTCAAGTATCCCGGCGAAGCCGAGATGAACTACATCAAGCGGCTCGCCGGCTTGCCGGGCGAGACGGTGCGCATCGAGCGCGGCGATCTGCTGGTGCGCACGCCGGAAGGAGAAAAATTTGAGTTGGCGCGCAAACCACCCGCCAAGATGCGCGCCTTGTTGCAGATCGTGCACAACAACGATTACCCGCCGAGCTGGATTCGCGAGCGCGGTTGGCCCGACCGCTGGCAGTCGGCACCCGCCGCGGCCTGGCACCGCTCGGCCGACGGGCGCAGCTTCGATTGTGCTGCGGCCGACTCGGCCACGCTCGAGTATCGGCATCTCGTGCCGACGCAGCGCGATTGGGACCGGTTCGAAGAGGGGCCCTTGCCGGCCGACTACCCGTTCAAGCCGCAGTTGATTGCCGACGCGTGCGCTTACAACTCGGGCGCAATTGCCGCCGATCCCGGCGAAGTGCCCCTGCAATCGCTGGGCGTCCATTGGGTCGGCGATCTGGCGGTCGAACTCGAGTTGCGCTCGACCGAGACCCCGGTCGAGGCGAGCCGCGTCGAACTGGCCCTGGTTCGCGCCGGGCGGCGGTTCACCTGCCGGCTCGACCTGTCGGCCCAACGTGCCGAATTGGGGATCGACGGCCTCGACGGGTTTCATCCTGCGGCCAAGATCGACTTGCCCCCGGGCAGCGCGCGGCAGTTGTTGTTGGCTCACGTCGATCGCCAGTTGCTGCTGTGGATCGACGGGCAGCTGGTCGAGTTCGACGCAGCGACGACGTACGACGATTTGGGCGATCGAAGGCCGACCGCCGAGGACCTGGTGCCGGTACGGATTGTCGCCGAGCGGGCCGCGGTCGACGTCCGGCATCTGCGCGTGCTGCGCGATGTCTACTACATCGCCTCACGATTCAATTCCGATCCGATCAACGACTACCTCGACCCCTCGGACGTGTATCCGGGGAACAGCGAGGCGGCGCTGGCCGAGTTCCTGGCGACGCCCGAACGCTGGGACGTCTACGTCGATGGGCTGCGCAACGTGGATTTCGCCCTGGGACCGGACGAATTCTTCCCCTTGGGCGACAACAGCGGCCGCAGTGCCGATGGCCGCCTGTGGGGCGGCAGCGAATACTTCGTGCGCCGCGAGCTGCTGGTCGGCCGCGCGCTGTTGGTCTATTGGCCGCACGCCTGGCCCACGGCCTGGCACGTCGACGTTCGCGGCACCGATGTCCAGGTGCCTTTTGTGCCGCAATTCGGGCGCATGGGCTGGATTCGTTGA
- a CDS encoding PEP-CTERM sorting domain-containing protein (PEP-CTERM proteins occur, often in large numbers, in the proteomes of bacteria that also encode an exosortase, a predicted intramembrane cysteine proteinase. The presence of a PEP-CTERM domain at a protein's C-terminus predicts cleavage within the sorting domain, followed by covalent anchoring to some some component of the (usually Gram-negative) cell surface. Many PEP-CTERM proteins exhibit an unusual sequence composition that includes large numbers of potential glycosylation sites. Expression of one such protein has been shown restore the ability of a bacterium to form floc, a type of biofilm.): protein MTSQSSIAPRPTAVRGFGAVALVALWAVAPAPALIIASGNGQGNTTAPVDDPGWNNIGRLHGSGAGTFIYLGNKKVLTAAHIGLSVVSNQSQVRFGGVPYTPVANSGVRLLNPDNSQTDLLVFEIDADPGLPAVKISQSTPANGSDLVLIGEGLNRQTSQFYWDVDQSNPNSWAWTEVNANDPWDATGFKWGGSVTRRWGTNEMTDNDVDFVGLGSVQGFAMRFDIGATTHEAAAAAGDSGGAVFYKNLVTNQWELSGVMIGVGYPDGWSNVPNQSAVSGGAHTLAADLSVYRDQIVALVPEPGTIVLMVSGLPLIWLARRRLRSVRC from the coding sequence GTGACTTCACAGTCATCGATCGCTCCACGGCCTACTGCCGTGCGCGGTTTCGGCGCTGTTGCGCTGGTGGCACTTTGGGCGGTAGCCCCGGCCCCGGCCCTGATCATCGCCAGCGGTAACGGCCAAGGAAACACCACGGCCCCCGTCGACGATCCAGGCTGGAACAATATTGGCCGCCTGCACGGCTCTGGCGCCGGGACGTTCATCTACCTGGGCAACAAGAAGGTTCTCACGGCTGCCCACATCGGCCTGAGCGTCGTCTCCAATCAATCTCAAGTCCGCTTCGGCGGCGTTCCTTATACGCCCGTGGCCAATTCGGGCGTCCGGTTGCTGAACCCGGATAACTCGCAGACCGATCTGCTGGTCTTCGAAATCGATGCCGACCCGGGCTTGCCCGCGGTCAAAATCAGCCAATCAACGCCTGCGAACGGCTCGGACCTCGTGCTGATCGGCGAGGGGCTCAACCGGCAGACGTCGCAATTCTATTGGGACGTCGATCAGTCCAACCCGAACAGTTGGGCTTGGACGGAAGTCAATGCAAACGACCCCTGGGACGCCACGGGGTTCAAATGGGGCGGCTCGGTCACTCGACGCTGGGGCACCAACGAGATGACCGACAATGATGTCGACTTTGTCGGGCTCGGCTCCGTGCAGGGCTTTGCCATGCGCTTCGACATCGGCGCTACGACACACGAAGCGGCCGCCGCGGCGGGTGATTCGGGCGGCGCGGTCTTCTACAAGAACCTCGTCACCAATCAGTGGGAACTCTCGGGCGTGATGATTGGCGTCGGTTATCCCGATGGCTGGTCGAACGTGCCGAACCAATCGGCAGTCTCCGGCGGCGCGCACACGCTGGCGGCAGACTTGTCGGTCTACCGCGACCAGATCGTGGCCCTCGTCCCCGAACCAGGAACCATCGTCCTGATGGTCTCGGGACTGCCCTTGATCTGGCTGGCCCGTCGGCGGCTCCGCAGCGTCCGCTGCTAG
- a CDS encoding PhoPQ-activated pathogenicity-related family protein has protein sequence MLRFTLRAGSVICAVLVLLVSVRPAAAQLAPSSALKAYVAKPDASYAWTKRREGTVGGVKYAELILTSQTWRDIVWRHQLLILVPEKVETPEHALLLISGGGWKDSLAEPPKADEPLAEETAVLATACKRAGAPVVLLSQVPQQPIFGGMVEDEIISYTFEQYLKTGDLEWPLLLPMAKSAVRAMDATQEFANAELGTTIKSFTVTGASKRGWTTWLTGAVDPRATAIAPMVIDMLNTPAQMKHQLATWGEFSEQIEDYTRRGIQSSEGTEGGQRLNTIVDPYSYRATLTQPKLLIFGTNDRYWPLDACNLYWNDLQGDKYLLYVPNNGHGLNDFQRLLGSITALHKMNAGKLEFPKFAWNFDENADRLLLTTTSNQKPKKMVAWTCTAPTRDVREAKWSQQPMTESEAGWSFELPTPKEGYAATFAEGVYDAGGMPYYLSSNVRIIKAPGAPEAKVGGGN, from the coding sequence GTGCTCCGCTTCACGTTGCGTGCCGGCTCGGTGATCTGTGCTGTGTTGGTGTTGCTGGTGTCGGTGCGGCCGGCCGCGGCCCAATTGGCCCCCTCGAGTGCTCTGAAGGCGTACGTCGCCAAGCCCGACGCGAGCTACGCCTGGACCAAGCGGCGCGAAGGCACGGTCGGCGGGGTGAAGTACGCCGAACTGATTCTCACCTCGCAGACCTGGCGCGATATCGTCTGGCGCCACCAACTGCTGATTCTCGTACCAGAAAAGGTCGAGACGCCCGAGCACGCCTTGCTGCTGATCTCGGGTGGCGGCTGGAAGGACTCGCTGGCCGAACCGCCCAAGGCCGACGAGCCCTTGGCCGAAGAGACGGCCGTGCTGGCCACGGCCTGCAAGCGCGCCGGGGCGCCCGTCGTGCTGCTCAGCCAGGTCCCGCAGCAGCCGATCTTCGGCGGTATGGTCGAGGACGAGATCATCAGCTACACGTTCGAGCAGTATCTGAAAACCGGCGATCTGGAATGGCCGCTGCTGCTGCCGATGGCGAAAAGCGCGGTACGGGCGATGGACGCCACGCAGGAATTTGCCAACGCGGAACTCGGCACCACGATCAAGTCGTTCACCGTCACGGGGGCCTCGAAGCGCGGTTGGACCACTTGGCTCACCGGCGCGGTCGACCCACGGGCCACGGCCATCGCGCCGATGGTGATCGACATGCTCAATACACCCGCCCAGATGAAGCATCAACTGGCCACCTGGGGTGAGTTTTCCGAGCAGATCGAGGACTATACCCGTCGCGGCATTCAAAGCTCCGAGGGAACCGAAGGCGGTCAGCGGCTCAACACCATTGTCGACCCCTACAGTTACCGCGCGACGCTCACGCAGCCGAAGTTGTTGATCTTCGGCACCAACGACCGCTACTGGCCGCTCGACGCGTGCAACCTGTACTGGAACGACCTGCAGGGCGACAAGTACCTGCTCTACGTGCCGAACAACGGGCACGGCCTGAACGATTTCCAGCGGCTGCTGGGCAGCATCACGGCGCTGCACAAGATGAACGCCGGCAAGCTCGAGTTTCCGAAGTTTGCCTGGAATTTCGACGAGAATGCCGACCGCCTGTTGCTGACGACGACTTCGAATCAGAAGCCGAAGAAGATGGTGGCCTGGACCTGCACCGCGCCGACGCGCGACGTGCGCGAGGCCAAGTGGAGCCAGCAGCCGATGACCGAGAGCGAAGCGGGCTGGAGCTTCGAGCTGCCGACGCCCAAGGAGGGCTATGCCGCGACCTTCGCCGAAGGCGTGTATGACGCCGGCGGGATGCCCTACTACCTGTCGTCGAACGTGCGCATCATCAAGGCCCCCGGCGCTCCCGAGGCCAAGGTGGGCGGCGGAAACTGA
- a CDS encoding SDR family NAD(P)-dependent oxidoreductase, translating to MRTLRDRVAVVTGAAHGIGRALAERLRQSGCRLALVDLDARALAAAGEQLAAAGAAVSTHVLDVADRAAMLDLPAAVLERHGAVHLLVNNAGVSVAGPVAETSLDDYAWIVGVNFWGTIYGCKAMLPHLLAADEGHIVTVCSDFGLVGFPTKSGYCATKFAIRGFCEALAAELHGTQVGLSLIYPPAVATDIVDRGRVVNRHKQALESAFLKRRGMAAERDAARIVRAIERNQRRVVIGPEMHAIDLLSRFSPRATQWLLPRVARRMPFV from the coding sequence ATGCGGACGTTGCGCGATCGCGTTGCCGTCGTCACCGGGGCGGCCCACGGCATTGGTCGGGCCCTCGCCGAGCGGCTGCGGCAATCCGGATGCCGGCTGGCGCTGGTCGATCTCGATGCCCGCGCGCTGGCAGCCGCGGGTGAACAACTTGCTGCGGCGGGCGCGGCAGTCTCGACCCACGTGCTCGACGTGGCCGACCGAGCGGCGATGCTCGATTTGCCCGCGGCGGTGCTCGAGCGCCACGGCGCCGTGCACCTGTTGGTCAACAACGCCGGGGTGTCGGTGGCTGGCCCCGTCGCCGAAACGTCGCTCGACGACTACGCCTGGATCGTGGGCGTGAACTTCTGGGGCACGATCTACGGCTGCAAGGCCATGCTCCCGCATCTGCTTGCGGCCGACGAGGGCCACATCGTCACTGTCTGCAGCGATTTCGGTCTCGTCGGCTTTCCGACCAAGAGCGGCTATTGCGCCACGAAGTTCGCCATCCGCGGATTCTGTGAAGCGTTGGCCGCCGAATTGCACGGCACGCAGGTCGGCCTGTCGCTGATCTACCCACCGGCCGTGGCCACGGACATCGTCGACCGCGGTCGGGTGGTTAACCGGCACAAGCAAGCGCTTGAGTCAGCATTCCTTAAGCGCCGGGGCATGGCCGCCGAGCGCGACGCGGCGCGGATCGTCCGCGCGATCGAACGCAACCAGCGCCGCGTGGTGATCGGCCCCGAAATGCACGCGATCGACCTGCTCAGCCGGTTCTCCCCGCGAGCGACGCAATGGCTACTGCCGCGCGTCGCCCGCCGGATGCCGTTCGTGTAA
- a CDS encoding NAD(P) transhydrogenase subunit alpha, which translates to MELNVLTAFLQLYVFVLAGFVGFQVITKVPALLHTPLMSATNAISGISLVGSIVAAGADYSVVSTILGTLAVTAATINVVGGFMITDRMLKMFKRHEPHQ; encoded by the coding sequence ATGGAACTCAATGTCCTGACGGCGTTCTTGCAGCTCTATGTGTTCGTGCTGGCAGGGTTTGTCGGCTTCCAGGTGATCACCAAGGTGCCGGCGCTGCTGCACACGCCGCTGATGTCGGCCACGAACGCCATCTCGGGAATCTCGCTGGTCGGCTCCATCGTGGCGGCCGGGGCCGACTACAGCGTGGTCAGCACGATCCTGGGCACCCTGGCCGTGACGGCGGCCACGATCAACGTCGTCGGTGGTTTCATGATCACCGACCGGATGCTGAAGATGTTCAAGCGCCATGAGCCGCACCAGTGA